TTAGTAATAGTAATGTTTTGTGTATGTTGTAACAACACTAAACACAAGTTCTCTCTTAGCAAATGTTAAGAATGCAATACAACATTATTAGTCATAGGCACTGTGCTGTACagtagatctccagaacttatttatcTTACGTACTGAAACTTTGTGCCCATTGACCACAATCTCTCCATTGACCCCTCCCCTTAGGCCCTGACAACCACTATTCTACACTCTGCTTCTCGGAACTCATCTCCTTTTACCTAACAACCattatacatgtatttaaaacCTTGCAATGGCTTTTAATCACTGTACAATAGCCTCTAAGGCCCCTTTGTGATCTGACTCCAACTCACTGGCCTCATTTCCTATGTTCCCTACCACTTACTCCAATTCATCTGCACTGGAATTCTCACAGGTTTTAGAAAACAGCCATTACAATGCCACTTTTCTTTGTAGTTCCTTTGACTGAAATGTTCTTACCCCAGATACTGCATGACttgttgtttgttcttgctttagTTCCCTTCTCAAGGGCCACATTCTCAGAGTGGCCCATTCTGTCcacaaattttgaaataataaataatttctctCTGATTCCTTTCCCCTGATTCAGTTATTAATCTTAATATGTCATCAccttaatataatatttttgtttacttattatcTGTCTTTCCAGTCCCTCCACTACCAATGTAAATTCTGTGAGgacagggtaatttatttttgtgtctttaatGCTTTTCATTACCATAATAGCATTTATCACATAACAAGCTTCCAATAGTTATTTAGTGAATGTTTAGTGTCATAGTTAAAGCAGGAATTTTGGAGCAAAATTGCCTACATACTTACTAATTATGTGACTTTTGTctcctcatatataaaatgggaataatattataTGCTCAGGATTGATCAGAAGATTAcatgagttaatatttataaagtatggAGAAAAGTGCCTGGTCTACAGCAGGCCCCATtcaaataacttttattattcAATCAGCTTTAACCGTAAAACAGATACTTCTCTTATTTGCTATAATAAGAGCTCATGCTCAATATGTGATCATTATTGCATTATTGATAATGGGATTAGTAATTTGCATTACATTTTTGGCAGTGGGGTTCACACATGGGTCAGGATCAAGGAAGAGGGAATGGAACATAAGACAACTTATAAAGAAAGCTTTGATAACTTGCTATTCAGGAAGAATAAtgaagcaagcagaagaaagttTGGTCTTGAGAAACTAGTAAGATAATGGAACCATTTACATAaggaagtgagaaagagaaaatggttaATGAGGAAAGATTATGAATTAATTCTAATTCCTTTAGAGTAAAGTCGAAGTTTTAAAACTCTATAGGTACCTTCTATGCGTAACCTGAAAAAGAAGTCATGTGCCTTTAATgatacctcctcctcctctgaacACTAGCTCCAGAGCAGGTGCTGCATAAACATCTTTCTTCATTTGCAGGTGGTACACTTGGAGGCCTGGACCCCTGTTTCAGTTTATGTTGTTCCACTTATCAAGTCTTCCATATCCTCAGCGTACCTCATTCATTAGATAGAAGACAGCAGACAGGTTAGGTCATGGTTTTATCCAGGGCATGTGGATACTGCACTGTTCTGGGCTTTGGCCCCAGCATATTCTGATTCCACCAGTCCCACCGCATCCTCCCTCAAACAATAAATGCTATTTGTAGAGAAATTTAGCAACCATCAAGAATACCCCCTCCATCTCTTTTTCCAAAACTACCTACTCTCATTCCTACTGTATTTGTGTTCACAACAGAATGCAGAAAGCTCCAGATGTGTACTGTCAGCAAAGCAGATTACCTTCTTTGTTCTAtagttggtgggaatggaaattggTATCCTTAGCTTCTGAAAAAAAACTACCCTGGTCTTCTAGAGTAAGTCTCACGTCCCAGAGTTTCAGCCAGAATGAAGCGGTTAATAGTACTAGGTAACATCTCTGTCTCGGAGCAATTTAGCAACATGTTTTGCTCTTAAGTACTCCATCATCCAGGAGTTATAATGAAATTATCTAGCCCAAAGGTTTACCACACTACATGGAAGACCCACAGCTTCTTTGACACTATTATGGACTGATATTTAAACTCCCTCAAGTCCTATTGAGCTGATACTTCTTATAACAAAATTATTTGTTCTCAGGCTCTCTTTTTGACCCTTCTATGTCAATTTATGGGGAAGgaggatgtatatgtgcaggcaGCCCAGATCTATGGTCTCCAGGAGGTATAACTAGTGCCTCACCCAAATATATGCCCACTTCTCAGCTAAAGGGCCTTGTGAAAAATTGACTTTGAATGCATTAAGGTACTTTGTTCAAGAACCTGGAGCTTCTTAAAAATCACTGTAGACAACAGTCATCTGTCCCTAAGCGGTTCCACGGGGATCACCAAAatacaacagaagaaaaaaaacaaagtggcACTTGAGATTAACTGGGGTTGCTACTCATAGTACAGAGAATTCTGATCTGGGGTCTCCTCCCTTCTTACTAAGCTTTATCTGTATCTTAGATTGTTGGCGGACTTATAAAGGTAATGACTTGAAGGAAAGAGAGAACTTGGTTCTTGCCTTCAAACAGTGACCATTTTACCATCTTTGCACAGTATCTATGATTCACCTGGTTTTTTTAGTgacaccagcactttggaaacataTCAGTACCTGAAAATCTATGGCCTATCAGATAGACACTGGTAAAATCTCTTCTGGCAAGTAAAGTTTAATCCCGTTTTTTCACTCAACgaaactttttaaaatcaccCACTATATGTCAGGCTATAATCTAGGCACTGAGATACAAATGTGATCAAGATGGATAAAATCTAGGATATTATAGTGCTCACATTTCAGATGAAAAAGACCATGAAGACATAAAAAGGTAATTTCAACTAAATTAAGTATTCAAAATAAATTGGACTAGTATATGACTGAGATGGAGTGTGCTGCTTAGGCTAATCAGAGTATGACACTTGAACTGAAAGTTTGACGTAactaagagacagaaaaaaatctagTGTCACAGAAGCATAATATACAGTGGGAAAAATATTGGACAGGAGACCAGAGAAGGTAGCATGAGgcagatcaggaattcgagaatTACTATAACTCTCCGCTGTAGAGTTACACCACGTGATGCAACCCTGACCTTTCATCATTTGTTGCTCCAAACAACCCTTTAAAATTCTACCTTCCTCTCTGGACTCTAGTGGCCTGACCGTAGATAGACTGATTGGATGTGCCATATGGAAGGTGATGGACTCTCAACAGTGAAAAGTCTGGCCTCGATACGTTGTTCATGAGTAAAAGTGCAGTCTGGATGTGTGATCATGGGACCCTTGCTGATTACTTGAAAATGGCCAGCATGAAGTTTATAACTTCCACTAAGAAATCTGCACACATTGTTCAATTATTCTATCTAAGGGAGGGCTTGACTGGACATCTATATAAACACTGCACCTCTACCAAATCCCTGTTCTCCAGTAGGCTCAACTAAATGTATCTCAATTGaagtaaattatataaatgtaagaatccatataaaaactaaagaaaaacaaactgtaaataataataagccagactaatatacaaaaacaaacatgtaGTTTAACTGGCATCCAATCACTCTTTTGCTTCATTACCTTAGCTCTGGCTCAAACCCTATGTCCTCTTTCTAATTGCTCAAAATATGAATTTCTCCCATGAATATGCACAtccacaaagacacacatagataaACACAGCTCAGGGAAGTAGGAATGCCAGTTCAAACCTGTCCTAACTTTGAAAGGAGATAGCCCTTATgttattattttcctaaatatcCCTGAAGATTCATTAACATCCCAATCACTCAGATTGAGGCACTCATCTGCCTCCTTCACTTCTGGTGAGAGACAAAGGGAGATAGGAAGAGTTTTAGTAAGAGCACAGTCAAATGATGCAGAGATATCAGAGAGGGAATGGAGTAAAACAACATCACTTGAGCTGACAACAAATTTATTCAGTCCGCATTTATTGAGGAATATTACATTCAAACTGAATCAGCTATATAATTTGTGGTgtcagtgaaaaatgaaaatacaatatctCTTGTTTGAAAATGACTAAGGATTCCAAGATGACAATAGCAGAGCATTGAATCTAGCATGGGTTCCTGCAGAGCATACGATTCCATGTGTCTGCACAGATCACATGCTTATGAAACTGGTCCTGAATTCAGGTAAGATTTTTGGAACACAGACACAAATACCTACATCCTACTTTCAAGcaactgagattaaaaaaaaaaaaaaaagcaaaaacctaatTAACTACTGTTCAGAGTAGGAAGAAATGAATGTGCTTGCAAAGATCAGTTCAATTTGGGGAGTACAGAAGAGCTCTTAATTGGGTGATCATGGGAATCCATGAAAAAGAAGTATCTGGattatagtttgaaaaatcaACAATGGTGGATATGTAgccaaagcaggaaaaaaaaatctctggaagTTGAGGAAAAAAGTATGCCTAAAGGGATCAGTATCTTTGCTAGTACAAACTGTTTAAATTAAAGCATGCTTCCCTTATGGGACCTGGATGGTGTTTCAGAAGATACAGACAAGGACTTTATGTAGAAGGTAAAGCAAATGTCACGAGAGTTGGTTTAGGCGTGTCTTCCACTTCAAGAATCTGTTTTTGATCCACGATACTTGTGCCAAGCAGAAGTGATGTCTTGAATTATTGGTGTCCTGGGTGTTGGCTCCCATGGGAAACGCAGGGCTGGGTGCACGGGGAGAAAGAGCGTTCTTATTTGAACTGTGGGAAAAGAGGAGGATATTAAtctcaaagaaaggaaataaaggggaaaagcagagagaaaaaaagaagatagaggaaaaaaagaatgagttgatTACAGgttgaagaaacaaagaacaagaaaaggcTCACCTCTGTTTTTTTAACCGTGAGTGAACTACAACCAATATGACCAGGTTAACTATCACAGTTAAACAGATCAGGATGAGAAAGATGGAATATCCACCTGGTTGGGGATAGAATAAGAATATCATCCCTAAAATACTCTATTCCACCAAGCTGAGATTTCCCATTTTGCAAGGGTGGTATCTTCCTAGAGTTTTATCTGTGTTTTCCAGAGCCCTCATTTCAATTCCTCCTGATCCTTTGTCTGTGATCTCCTCCCAGCACTCTCCCACTAAATCACTagttcctcctcctttttttgttAGTATGTCTAATTCCCTACttccattttcttaaaatttaactACTGTCATACTCTATCCTTTATTTTCATTGTCCCAGTTTTACCCTTCTTGTGCCTAGCGTTCCTACCCATTTCCTCAGCCCCCACCCTCAAAAGCCCCAGGgctattttcattatttcccaGCAGAGCCTCAGCTCTTTCTCACCCCAATGGATGATTAGATCATGGCCCTCTATACTGCTGTGTTTCACCCGACAGGACAGGCCAGCTGCCTCCCCAGTTGCCACATCCAGGGTTGCTCGGAGATACCATGTCTCGTCAGCATTAGGCAGGATGTCCCCTCGCTGAGTGCCCCGCTGCTCCTGTTCACCCCGCATCCACATCACCCACACGGGCTTTGGGTAGAATCCTGAGACATGGCACACAAGCTGCAGACGGCCAGGGCCAGGACTGGGGCCACGGGACAGCCAGGCTTCTGGCTTCACTAGAcagaagaagataagaaaaaaatggaattttgagGGGCACCCCAGGCCAGAGCTCAGGCACTTATGTGCCTAAGTAGTAATACTAAGAGTGATTTAATaatcacttctttctcttttctaagaaACAGTCCTAAACCCACACATCTCATTCTCTAGTCTCTCACATTGTCTTTCAAAATGATGATGAGAGGCAAATTCAAATAGGAGAGTTACAGTACTAGGAacaagaggggagagagagagttgggCTCACCTTTTCGTTTCAGTTCTGACTCCCCTGCTTCCATGAGCCCCGCAAGAAATCGAGGACAGGTGTGACCAAGAAGGCTTTGCAGTATTTCCTTAATATCTAGGTAGCGACTGAGCACTTTACAGACGTTCTGGGCCCGGATCCCTGCTCCTGGAGATGGCTCCCAGGAAATTCCTTGGAAACTCAGGAAATCTGATCCTTGATATGCCATATTTAAGAAGATTTGTGGGGCATTCATTCTACAGCCAGCTAATATCTGGATCTCGAAGGGGTCTGAGAGTAGACAGGCACGAGAGATCAATATGGAAAGAATgacaaggaagaaaaacaaacaatttagAGAGTAAAGAGATTCAAGGGAAGAAAAATTTGCTGGGAAATCATATGGAGACTAGAGTTTAGTGGCAAAGGGGAAGAAAATTTGTGGGAAGAAAATGTGAAGATAATAAAGATTCTTTGAAATAACTAATGGGAAAGTGGTAGATGGGAAGGCTATCAGGAAGATAGGAGATTGGTCACCAATAATTCACGTGAAAGTGGTTAGGTACAGGCCAGTCCAGGTCAACACTCAGGCAAAAGATAAAGAAGGGTAGAAAGCGGGGTGAGAAAGGCTGAGTCTGAGGGCAGGAATGAGGGGCAGAAGATCCAGAGGAGACAGTCATTCCAAAGAGCCAGACACGAAGGTATATTCATGTTGAGATACGTACACACAGGCCCTTTTGTGTATATAGTGGAGTGAGGGTGGTGAGGAAGGGTGAAGCAGAGGAGGGAGTGGGAGCCAGAGAGTGGGGAACAAAGTTAGTAAGGTTAAATGATGGTCAGAGTCTTTATACCATctccactttggaaaatagttgaTGTTCCCAGGCAAATTATCAGCTTAGAGTGACGAACTTACATTCAAGCTGAAATTGACCAGCAGAAGCTTGCACTATCCGGACAAAACCATTGAAGTATAACTGGAACAGTGACTGTAAGTTTTTCAGCTCCTGCTTGCTGAAGTTTCCATGGGACCAGGGCTTCAGAAAGCGGATGGTGCCCGTGACAGTGTCCCAGCCATGAGTCTGAAGGTCACCCAGCCATCCTGAGCCCTCACTGTGTGCCCAGCTGTGGTTGGCAAAGGAGGAAATTTGGAGCATGCGGAAGGACAGGGGGTCCTCTGCTGCTGGACGGTAGGATTGTAGAGCCTGGGGAGCTGAAAGAGAGGGAAATGACAAGTAGAGAGAATGTAAAGGAATGGGAAAAGTgatgccaaaggaaaaaaaggaacttaGAGACGAGAGATAGTTAGGCAATTTGCACGTATGCTTTTCCTCTGGGGCCAGCTTCCTTTCCCCAAAATCAGAGACAAAAACTGAGACTGAGGGCAAGAATTCTCTGCCTGGAACTAGCCTGAAAGTCATACTCCAAGGGCATCCTAGAGGAGTACTGCTCCCTTCCCCCAGGACCTCCCCAGAACTTCTCCGTCCTCTGGTGCCCTACCATAGGTAACTTTCCACCTGCACTCTTCTTACCTGCTGTATTTTCCCCAGGACAGCAGAGTCCCTCGAAGAGGAGGAACAGGAGCAGCATTGAAGCTCTGTTAAAGCAAAGATTCCTTGGCAGGACACCTGCCCTCAGAATTCAGATATCAGTACCCCTCTCCACGCCCTCTTGTACTCTCATCTGACTTCCCTTACCGCACAGACAGAAAAACCTCTCCCTCTGCAGACTTCCCTGTCAGAGAAGCCCCACTGCCTCCCTTTGCCACAGCCTCCCACGGGGTTCTTCATTTCCCCTCTGTCTCTCCCACTGTCTGGCTCCAAATTTTCTCCCTGCTCTTGTCTACATCCTCCCAACCTCCCTAATTGCACTAACTGCTGGAAAACGGGTCCTGGCTTAAAGCAAATCTGTGGTCTGGCTTGAAAATTGAGCAGCTTTTCACCTTGGAGAAATCAAATCCATACTTGGGTTGTCAATAATCTAATCTGTGGGAAGTGATGGTAGTCACTTGGTGGTGCCTATCCACCAGTCTCCCACTTCTACCTTTCTGAGATCCTCTCCTCTGCCTGTGTCTCTTCACTCTGCTCTTGATCATGATCAGAAGACACTCGGCATCCTGGATGTAGCTGCATAATCCGCATGCAACCCTCCATAATCCAACTCTCCGTGCTGCTGAAAAAGGAGCAGCAATGGCAATGCAGATTATCAGATAATCTAAAGAAAGCTCCCTTTGCTCAGTTTCCCCAGTCAAGCCAACCGTCACTGTTAAAGTGGTCCATGAGTGGGCTTGACCTGGAAGTGGTGAGCTAAAGGGCAGGTAGATTTCACCCATGTTTTACAAGTGGGTCTGGAAGAAATACACAGGGGACTTGGATCCCCGTCCCTACCCAGATGAAGAGAGCATGTCTGGAAGTCTGTGGGCCAGTTTCGCCCTGGGTATGAAGAAAGACTGAGAACAAGCATGAAGCTTCTCATTAGTTCATGGCCTGAGAGCATTGGCGTTCCCTTGCTTGCGTTTGCTTAGAAAGCAGTGTTGGTGGACACAGGGAAGTAGCCTTAGAGGACTGAAGTGTTCACTGGAGAATTAATTACTGTATtgagtctttatttttgtttcttgttcatTAGTGTTTGTTGTGACACCCTGAAGGCAATTGAAATAACATTcctttgtttggtttttatacatttgttcaaCTGACATTTATTCAGAGCCCTATGACCAAAAACAATTCCCAGACCCTAAGATATCAGAGACAGaagtctttggaaaaaaaaataaaacaaaactcagcCACAAACCTCTACTTTTCTTATAGCGTGAATTTGCAGAACGGTGGTCAGAATTATTGAAAAAGGTCCAAACCTAGTTTCATCTTATTATCATTTCTAAATTCTGaggttaaaaaaagataaaaagtttcCTTGTTTCTTGAGTAGAATGTCTACATTTATTTTCAATACTCTTTCTTTTCTACAAATACATTCAAAGCTATGAGTTGCTACGTAAATCTATCTATAAATCGCTATGTAAATCCAAAATTGGTTTCATAATAAAATTATCAACagtaaacaaagataaatattcaTGAGAATATATGCTAACctatgaaaaccataacacataGTAAAAAGATTGGAATGACCTATGCCAGACATCAATACTACAAATAATTGTATTCattggaatttttgttttgttttgttttgttttttcctgagacggagttttgctgtcttgcttgttgcccaggctgcagtgcagtggcataatctcagctcattgcaacctccgactcgctggttcaaactattctcctgcctcagcctccctagcagctgggattacaggcaagcgtcaccgtgcccagctaatttttctatttttaatagacacagggtttcatcatgttgaccaagatggtcttgatctcctgacctcatgatctgtctgcctcggcctcccaaagtgctgggactgtgcCTGGTccattagaatttttaaatcaggccaggcacggtgactta
This DNA window, taken from Macaca mulatta isolate MMU2019108-1 chromosome 1, T2T-MMU8v2.0, whole genome shotgun sequence, encodes the following:
- the CD1E gene encoding T-cell surface glycoprotein CD1e, membrane-associated precursor (The RefSeq protein has 3 substitutions compared to this genomic sequence); this translates as MLLLFLLFEGLCCPGENTAAPQALQSYRPAAEDPLSFRMLQISSFANHSWAHSEGSGWLGDLQTHGWDTVTGTIRFLKPWSHGNFSKQELKNLQSLFQLYFNGFVWIVQASAGQFQLEYPFEIQILAGCRMNAPQIFLNMAYQGSDFLSFQGISWEPSPGAGIRAQNVCKVLSRYLDIKEILQSLLGHTCPRFLAGLMEAGESELKRKVKPEAWLSRGPSPGPGRRQLVCHVSGFYPKPVWVMWMRGEQEQRGTQRGDILPNADETWYLRATLDVATGEAAGLSCRVKHSSIEGHDLIIHWGGYSIFLILICLTVIVNLVILVVVHSRLKKQSSNKNALSPRAPSPVFPMGANTQDTNNSRHHFCLAQVSWIKNRFLKWKTRLNQLS